Proteins found in one Herbiconiux sp. A18JL235 genomic segment:
- a CDS encoding DUF2510 domain-containing protein, with translation MLLADSRGGATMVVTDAGRPIDVTAAPGWYDAGEPGRLRWWDGVQWTAHETAAPVAQAAPVAQAAPVARTAPAGPTDAVPAPTDPALPPMGWYPVADGPVRWWDGARWSGMRIKDGRPGIDWATSEQPGAAFAFALVFFALGLVQLLLGLVASSVSFAGIPMMLLAGLWFAIALQSFAVRRIPAPSATAFSGDPALHPLPGEVEGTPGGTVAPAGWYPIAPATSRWWSGLRWSQYIGTPFGVRPTFHGAKSYRLLLVTGRIVLAIGVVGLIAGIVMISLGASGADDSILAPVGVFTVIGGVLVAGAGILFLAMSPRQKRILMPPENQPA, from the coding sequence GTGCTCCTTGCGGACTCGCGGGGCGGTGCCACGATGGTGGTGACGGATGCGGGGAGGCCGATCGACGTGACTGCAGCACCGGGGTGGTACGACGCGGGGGAGCCGGGGCGCCTTCGCTGGTGGGACGGGGTGCAGTGGACCGCGCACGAGACGGCCGCGCCCGTCGCGCAGGCGGCGCCGGTCGCGCAGGCGGCGCCCGTCGCGCGGACGGCGCCCGCAGGGCCGACGGATGCCGTACCCGCACCGACCGACCCGGCACTGCCGCCGATGGGGTGGTACCCGGTCGCCGATGGGCCGGTGCGGTGGTGGGACGGCGCACGATGGTCGGGGATGAGGATCAAGGACGGCCGGCCCGGCATCGACTGGGCGACCTCGGAGCAGCCCGGCGCCGCATTCGCCTTCGCCCTGGTGTTCTTCGCTCTCGGTCTGGTGCAGCTGCTGCTCGGTCTGGTGGCGTCGTCGGTGTCGTTCGCGGGCATCCCGATGATGCTGCTCGCGGGGCTCTGGTTCGCGATCGCCCTGCAGTCCTTCGCCGTGCGGCGCATACCCGCTCCATCGGCGACCGCCTTCTCGGGCGACCCCGCGCTGCATCCGCTCCCGGGCGAGGTCGAGGGTACCCCAGGTGGCACGGTCGCCCCCGCGGGCTGGTATCCGATCGCCCCGGCCACGTCGCGCTGGTGGAGCGGACTGCGGTGGTCGCAGTACATCGGGACGCCCTTCGGTGTGCGCCCGACGTTCCACGGCGCGAAGTCGTACCGTCTCCTGCTCGTCACGGGCCGGATCGTGCTCGCGATCGGGGTGGTGGGCCTCATCGCGGGCATCGTCATGATCTCGCTCGGCGCGTCCGGCGCGGACGACTCCATCCTCGCGCCGGTCGGCGTGTTCACCGTCATCGGGGGAGTGCTGGTGGCTGGCGCCGGCATCCTCTTCTTGGCCATGTCGCCGCGTCAGAAGCGCATCCTGATGCCGCCGGAGAACCAGCCGGCGTGA
- a CDS encoding BphX family protein, with protein MTFLTWWFRVVGLVNIVLGLLWMPFLNAARLDLTVPGWDAPIGGTAYRGFLDFTMLFGLDLLILGAFLIAASFRPGRSTVLAWLAITLSVVRGILDDIYMIAAGYPVVGMLVFIALHLAIVVTGLLALRAAGRTRAATP; from the coding sequence ATGACATTCCTCACCTGGTGGTTCCGCGTCGTCGGCCTCGTCAACATCGTGCTCGGCCTTCTCTGGATGCCCTTCCTCAACGCCGCCCGCCTCGACCTCACCGTCCCCGGCTGGGACGCCCCGATCGGCGGCACCGCCTACCGGGGCTTCCTCGACTTCACGATGCTGTTCGGGCTCGACCTGCTCATCCTCGGCGCGTTCCTCATCGCCGCGTCGTTCCGGCCCGGGCGGAGCACCGTCCTCGCCTGGCTCGCGATCACCCTCTCGGTGGTGCGCGGCATCCTCGACGACATCTACATGATCGCCGCCGGGTACCCGGTGGTCGGCATGCTCGTGTTCATCGCCCTGCACCTCGCCATCGTGGTCACAGGTCTGCTCGCCCTGCGTGCCGCCGGGCGCACGAGGGCAGCCACCCCCTAG
- a CDS encoding nucleotide disphospho-sugar-binding domain-containing protein: MSTYLVCSSPIHGHVVPMLTAAAHLVGRGHRVVVLTGARFAGRVRGIGAEFRPLEGIADFDDRDVPSYLPDRERYRGLAQAQYDIQRIFVSTIPDQYRAVSRVLAEVRPDAVLVDGAFAGVAPLLLGEGPRPPVVALGVTPLAQSSRDVAPAGTALPPSASPLGRVRNRMLGLLARKVLFRKTQRLAQSLFAELGVDRLDLFVMDISSAFDRFLQLSPAEFEYPRSDLAPNTAFVGTMPSGAGAGAAGAVAARPDWWGDLDSARAVVHVTQGTIDNRDFDRLVTPTLAALADLDVIVVVSLGGRPESALTALPGNARAASYLPYGELLPRCSVMVTNGGYGGVQQALGEGVPLVVAGDTEDKPEVAARVAWSGSGVDLRTGTPTPEAIRAAVLKVLGEPDYAVQARRLAAAAARYDTLALIESELERSAASWPAWH; the protein is encoded by the coding sequence ATGTCGACTTATCTCGTCTGCAGTTCGCCGATCCATGGCCACGTCGTACCGATGCTCACCGCCGCCGCTCACCTCGTGGGTCGGGGCCACCGCGTCGTCGTGCTGACCGGTGCGCGTTTCGCCGGACGCGTGCGGGGGATCGGTGCAGAGTTCCGGCCGCTCGAAGGCATCGCCGACTTCGACGACCGTGACGTGCCGAGCTATCTGCCCGACCGCGAGCGCTACCGCGGACTCGCACAGGCGCAGTACGACATCCAGCGCATCTTCGTGAGCACCATCCCCGACCAGTACCGTGCCGTGAGCCGCGTGCTCGCCGAGGTGCGCCCCGACGCGGTTCTGGTCGACGGCGCCTTCGCGGGGGTCGCCCCGCTGCTGCTCGGCGAGGGCCCGCGGCCACCCGTGGTCGCGCTCGGCGTGACGCCGCTCGCCCAGAGCAGCCGCGACGTCGCACCGGCGGGCACGGCGCTCCCGCCCTCCGCATCGCCGCTCGGGCGGGTGCGCAACCGGATGCTCGGCCTGCTGGCGAGGAAGGTGCTGTTCCGCAAGACCCAGCGGCTCGCCCAGTCGCTGTTCGCCGAGCTCGGTGTCGACCGGCTCGATCTGTTCGTCATGGACATCTCGAGCGCCTTCGACCGCTTCCTGCAGCTCAGCCCCGCCGAGTTCGAGTATCCGCGCAGCGACCTGGCACCCAACACCGCGTTCGTCGGAACGATGCCCTCGGGGGCAGGGGCCGGTGCGGCCGGTGCCGTCGCCGCGCGCCCCGACTGGTGGGGTGACCTCGACTCCGCCCGCGCGGTGGTGCACGTCACCCAGGGCACCATCGACAACCGCGATTTCGACCGGCTCGTCACACCGACCCTCGCGGCGCTCGCCGACCTCGATGTGATTGTGGTGGTGTCGCTCGGCGGGCGCCCGGAGTCGGCACTGACCGCGCTGCCGGGCAATGCACGTGCGGCGTCGTACCTGCCCTACGGGGAACTGCTGCCGCGCTGCTCGGTGATGGTGACCAACGGCGGTTACGGCGGTGTGCAGCAGGCGCTCGGCGAGGGGGTGCCGCTCGTGGTGGCGGGCGACACGGAGGACAAGCCCGAGGTCGCCGCGCGGGTCGCCTGGTCGGGGAGCGGTGTCGACCTGCGCACGGGCACTCCGACCCCGGAGGCGATCCGTGCCGCGGTGCTGAAGGTGCTGGGGGAGCCGGACTACGCCGTCCAGGCCCGCCGCCTCGCCGCGGCCGCGGCCCGCTACGACACCCTCGCCCTCATCGAGTCGGAACTCGAGCGCAGCGCCGCCTCCTGGCCTGCCTGGCACTGA
- a CDS encoding TetR/AcrR family transcriptional regulator — translation MAPRSYSSPIREEASAQTRRRIVQAASTLFSRDGYQGTTMPAIAKEAGVSVQSVHLAGPKSALLMAAFEMALAGDEGTHPLYERPAVAEIMALPPAEALPAYTAFLAEANARTAGVDRALYVAAETDAGVAAAVDDLNQRRHRDLRMAITWMQAHGLLHGDVDPDERAEVLTHLVSPATYRFFARERGWSDDRYRAWLLDAITRLVMRAPA, via the coding sequence ATGGCCCCCCGCAGCTACAGTTCGCCCATTCGCGAGGAAGCGTCGGCGCAGACCCGGCGCCGCATCGTGCAGGCCGCGAGCACGCTGTTCTCCCGCGACGGCTACCAGGGCACGACCATGCCGGCCATCGCGAAGGAGGCCGGCGTGTCGGTGCAGAGCGTGCACCTGGCGGGCCCGAAGAGCGCCCTGCTCATGGCGGCGTTCGAAATGGCCCTGGCGGGCGACGAGGGGACGCATCCGCTCTACGAACGCCCGGCCGTCGCCGAGATCATGGCTCTGCCGCCCGCTGAAGCGCTGCCCGCGTACACGGCCTTCCTCGCCGAGGCGAACGCCCGCACGGCCGGCGTCGACCGAGCCCTCTACGTCGCAGCCGAGACGGATGCGGGGGTCGCCGCCGCGGTCGACGACCTGAACCAGAGACGACACCGCGACCTCCGCATGGCCATCACCTGGATGCAGGCCCACGGCCTCCTGCACGGCGACGTCGACCCCGACGAGCGCGCCGAGGTGCTCACCCATCTCGTCTCCCCCGCCACGTACCGCTTCTTCGCCCGCGAGCGCGGCTGGAGCGACGACCGCTACCGCGCCTGGCTCCTCGACGCCATCACCCGCCTCGTGATGCGCGCACCCGCCTGA